The following proteins are encoded in a genomic region of Paenibacillus sp. FSL H3-0469:
- a CDS encoding L-fucose isomerase — MTANYPKIGIRPTIDGRRRGVRESLEAQTMGMAQRVAAFLQKNVRYPDGSQVECIIADSTIGGVKEAAAAAQKFAGAGVGVSITVTPCWCYGSETMDMDASIPHAVWGFNGTERPGAVYLAAVLSAYAQKGIPAFGIYGEDVQESSSEEIPADVQVKLLQFARSGLAAALMKGKSYLSMGSVSMGIAGSIVNEQFFQEYLGMRNEYIDMSEFVRRFEEGIYDPEEFARALAWVKDNCRVGADNNPQHLQLSEEVKEEQWETVVKMTLIARDLMTGNPQLAKLGFEEEASGHNALLGGFQGQRQWTDHFPNGDFMETILNSSFDWNGRRAPYIVATENDSLNGVTMLFNYLLTNTAQIFADVRTFWSPAAVKRVTGYELEGAAAGGLLHLINSGSAALDGTGEQSIDGKPAIKPFWDITDEEAAACIAQTQFRPASQEYFRGGGFSTDYLTRGGMPVTMARLNLVKGLGPVLQLVEGYTVELPAEVHDTLDQRTDPTWPTTWFAPKLTGHGSFQSVYDVMNNWGANHGAISYGHIGADLITLASILRIPVSMHNVEEARIFRPRVWSLFGTENLESADYRACRNFGPLY; from the coding sequence GTGACAGCAAATTATCCGAAGATTGGAATCCGGCCGACGATTGACGGCAGAAGACGCGGGGTGCGCGAATCGCTGGAGGCACAGACGATGGGCATGGCGCAGCGTGTGGCGGCATTTTTGCAGAAGAATGTAAGGTATCCGGATGGTTCACAGGTAGAGTGTATCATTGCCGATTCTACGATTGGCGGCGTGAAGGAGGCTGCGGCGGCGGCGCAGAAGTTCGCGGGTGCAGGTGTGGGCGTATCCATTACAGTCACCCCGTGCTGGTGCTATGGATCGGAAACGATGGATATGGATGCGTCCATCCCGCATGCGGTATGGGGATTCAATGGAACGGAGCGCCCCGGGGCGGTATATCTGGCGGCAGTTCTGTCTGCTTATGCGCAAAAAGGCATTCCGGCCTTCGGCATCTACGGAGAGGATGTCCAGGAATCCAGCAGCGAGGAAATCCCGGCGGATGTTCAGGTGAAGCTGCTGCAGTTCGCGAGGTCCGGGCTGGCAGCCGCTCTGATGAAGGGGAAGTCCTATCTGTCGATGGGTTCTGTGTCGATGGGAATCGCCGGCTCCATTGTGAACGAGCAGTTCTTCCAGGAATATCTCGGCATGCGCAATGAATATATCGATATGTCTGAATTTGTACGCAGATTTGAGGAAGGGATCTATGATCCTGAGGAGTTCGCGCGGGCGCTGGCCTGGGTGAAGGACAACTGCCGTGTGGGGGCGGATAATAATCCGCAGCATCTGCAGCTCAGTGAAGAGGTTAAAGAAGAGCAGTGGGAGACGGTTGTCAAAATGACGCTGATTGCCCGTGATCTCATGACCGGCAATCCGCAGCTTGCAAAGCTTGGCTTCGAGGAGGAAGCGAGTGGTCACAATGCCCTGCTGGGCGGCTTCCAGGGCCAGCGGCAATGGACCGACCATTTCCCGAACGGCGACTTCATGGAGACGATTCTGAACTCTTCGTTCGACTGGAACGGCAGACGGGCGCCTTATATCGTCGCCACTGAGAACGACAGCCTGAACGGGGTGACGATGCTGTTCAATTATCTGCTGACGAATACGGCGCAGATTTTTGCCGATGTGCGCACCTTCTGGAGTCCGGCGGCCGTGAAGCGCGTGACCGGGTATGAGCTGGAGGGAGCAGCGGCAGGCGGGCTGCTGCATCTGATTAATTCGGGCTCGGCTGCGCTGGACGGTACCGGCGAGCAGAGTATTGACGGCAAGCCGGCAATCAAACCGTTCTGGGACATCACGGATGAAGAGGCGGCTGCCTGTATCGCGCAGACCCAGTTCCGCCCGGCTTCCCAGGAATATTTCCGGGGGGGCGGCTTCTCGACGGACTATCTGACCCGGGGCGGCATGCCGGTCACCATGGCCCGGCTCAATCTGGTCAAGGGGCTGGGGCCTGTCCTCCAGCTGGTAGAGGGCTACACCGTAGAGCTTCCGGCAGAGGTCCACGATACGCTAGACCAGCGGACAGACCCTACCTGGCCGACAACCTGGTTCGCCCCGAAGCTGACAGGCCATGGCTCCTTCCAGTCAGTTTATGATGTGATGAACAATTGGGGCGCCAATCACGGGGCGATCAGCTACGGGCATATCGGTGCGGATCTCATTACGCTGGCCTCGATCCTGCGGATTCCGGTCAGTATGCATAACGTGGAGGAAGCGCGGATTTTCCGTCCGCGCGTCTGGTCGCTGTTCGGCACGGAGAATCTGGAGAGTGCCGATTACAGAGCCTGCCGCAACTTCGGTCCGCTCTATTAA
- a CDS encoding DeoR/GlpR family DNA-binding transcription regulator — protein MKAFERRDLVINELYRHKKVHVADLAQKFGVSEETIRRDLDRLDKEGIAKKNYGGAILNAHTNEDPSYSHRHQVNIEAKRMIAVSLLELINDGDSVMTDTSTTAFEGLRRIVEDKKNLTIITNSLAVLSEFQHSGQKLISTGGLLGPETSSFVGPTASQTILKYNVDVAIFSCKALSMTGGLCDSNEAETELKVLMQQQASKVVLLADHSKFDRIAFIRLFSFDKVDYIVTDQRPSGEWIEFLAKYQVSLLYPADSQ, from the coding sequence ATGAAGGCTTTTGAACGGCGGGATCTGGTCATTAATGAGCTCTACAGGCATAAGAAGGTTCACGTGGCGGATCTGGCGCAGAAATTCGGTGTATCGGAGGAGACGATCCGGCGCGATCTTGACCGGCTGGACAAGGAGGGCATTGCCAAGAAGAATTACGGCGGGGCGATTCTGAACGCTCACACCAACGAGGACCCCTCCTACTCACACAGGCATCAGGTCAACATTGAAGCGAAGCGGATGATTGCGGTAAGTCTGCTGGAGCTGATTAATGACGGGGACAGTGTGATGACGGACACCAGCACTACGGCTTTTGAAGGATTGCGGAGAATTGTGGAGGACAAAAAAAATCTGACCATCATCACCAATTCCCTGGCGGTATTGTCAGAATTCCAGCATTCCGGGCAAAAGCTTATCTCCACGGGGGGCCTGCTCGGGCCGGAGACCAGCTCTTTCGTAGGGCCTACGGCCTCGCAGACTATTCTGAAATATAATGTGGATGTGGCGATTTTCAGCTGCAAGGCACTCTCCATGACCGGCGGACTCTGCGATTCCAACGAAGCGGAGACCGAGCTTAAGGTGCTGATGCAGCAGCAGGCGAGCAAGGTAGTCCTTCTGGCTGACCATTCCAAGTTCGACCGGATCGCCTTCATCCGGCTGTTCAGCTTCGACAAGGTCGATTATATCGTCACCGATCAGCGGCCGTCCGGGGAATGGATCGAGTTCCTTGCCAAATATCAGGTCTCCCTGCTATACCCTGCTGATTCACAATAA
- a CDS encoding MBL fold metallo-hydrolase translates to MPLAGQELIEEIRSTEVPYGCLAVWFLGQASVIVKGAGVTVYIDPYVSPNPDRTFPPPVGPGEITNMEVCLITHDHSDHLDEEALPVLAGLNPQAQFMAPSVCLERLQALGIRKDQLTAALPATEAEPASGLKVIPVAAAHEQLERDEQGHPKYVGYILELNGVRLYHAGDTVLFPELIEEVGSRKIDLALLPINGRDYYRGSRNIVGNMNYREAAEFAATSDFETVVPLHYDLFAGNAENPGYFVDYLYRHFPEQKFHMMARAERFVYVSAQAFKRQR, encoded by the coding sequence ATGCCATTAGCAGGACAAGAACTGATCGAAGAAATCCGCAGCACTGAGGTGCCTTACGGCTGCCTGGCGGTCTGGTTCCTCGGACAAGCCAGCGTTATTGTCAAGGGGGCGGGGGTGACCGTCTACATTGATCCTTATGTATCCCCGAACCCGGACCGGACTTTCCCGCCGCCGGTGGGGCCTGGCGAAATTACAAATATGGAGGTCTGCCTGATTACCCATGACCATTCAGATCATCTGGATGAGGAGGCGCTCCCCGTGCTTGCCGGACTGAATCCGCAGGCGCAGTTCATGGCTCCGTCGGTCTGCCTGGAACGTCTGCAGGCGCTAGGCATCCGCAAGGATCAGCTGACTGCTGCCTTACCTGCCACTGAAGCTGAGCCTGCAAGCGGGCTGAAGGTCATTCCCGTGGCAGCTGCGCACGAACAGCTTGAACGCGATGAACAGGGACATCCTAAGTACGTGGGCTATATCCTGGAGCTGAACGGGGTGAGACTCTATCATGCAGGGGATACCGTGCTGTTCCCTGAGCTGATTGAGGAGGTTGGCAGCCGCAAGATCGATCTGGCGCTGCTGCCGATTAATGGACGCGATTATTACCGGGGCAGCCGCAATATCGTCGGCAATATGAATTACCGGGAAGCGGCGGAGTTCGCAGCGACCTCAGATTTTGAGACCGTAGTTCCGCTGCATTATGACCTGTTCGCCGGCAATGCCGAGAATCCGGGTTATTTCGTGGATTACCTGTACCGCCACTTCCCGGAGCAGAAGTTCCATATGATGGCCAGAGCGGAACGGTTCGTGTACGTGTCGGCGCAGGCTTTTAAACGTCAACGTTAA
- a CDS encoding NAD(+) synthase produces MQNYGFARVAAASPELRVADCVFNADQIIEAINTASAQEVEYLVLPELCITGYSCADLFLQPRLLESAMQALLRITAATAEHRMIVIAGLPVSIKSRLFNCAAVLQQGRILGIVVKTCIPGYSEFYEPRWFAGAGELEVSELRIGGSAVPVGNDLIFACESDGNLSFGVEICEDLWVPVPPSSLLAQAGATLLFNPSASNELVGKADYRRQLVGGQSASCVAGYVYASCNTGESTTDVVFGGHSLIAENGQLLAESERFTHESRMITADIDLPRLQYSRTVMGTFRAGKGGRNYREILYTAPLGSSTPRELKRNVGVNPFVPGNPLQRDERCQEILSIQTSGLMKRIRHIGTKQAVIGISGGLDSTLALLVAVRAMELLGRPASDVLAVTMPGFGTTSRTYDNAVGLIKALGATMKVVDIKAACLQHFADIGHDPEVHDLTYENVQARERTQILMDLANKNGGIVIGTGDLSELALGWCTYNGDHMSMYSVNSGIPKTLIQYVVAWYADHEADETVNKYLYSIIETGISPELLPPSATGEIVQLTENILGPYIVHDFFLYYMLRTGASPGKMLYLAQHAFGGAYPKEQLTAWLKVFVTRFFTQQFKRSCLPDGPKVGTVSLSPRGDWRMPSDASAALWLQEIEEL; encoded by the coding sequence ATGCAGAATTACGGATTCGCAAGAGTCGCCGCCGCTTCCCCGGAACTCCGGGTGGCTGACTGCGTATTCAATGCAGACCAGATTATTGAAGCCATCAATACAGCCAGCGCCCAGGAGGTGGAGTACCTGGTACTCCCGGAGCTGTGCATCACCGGCTACAGCTGTGCGGATCTGTTCCTCCAGCCCCGGCTGCTGGAATCCGCGATGCAGGCGCTGCTGCGGATTACGGCCGCGACGGCAGAGCACCGGATGATTGTCATTGCCGGCCTGCCGGTCTCCATCAAAAGCAGGCTGTTTAACTGTGCCGCTGTGCTCCAGCAGGGCCGTATTCTCGGGATTGTGGTCAAGACCTGCATTCCCGGCTACAGCGAATTCTACGAGCCGCGCTGGTTCGCGGGAGCCGGCGAGCTGGAGGTGTCCGAGCTGCGGATCGGCGGATCGGCGGTGCCGGTCGGCAATGATTTGATTTTTGCCTGTGAGAGCGACGGGAATCTGTCGTTCGGTGTGGAGATCTGCGAGGATCTCTGGGTGCCGGTGCCGCCAAGCAGCCTGCTGGCCCAAGCCGGTGCGACGCTGCTGTTCAACCCGTCGGCCAGCAACGAGCTGGTCGGTAAGGCCGATTACCGCCGCCAGCTGGTCGGCGGCCAGTCCGCCTCCTGTGTGGCCGGTTATGTCTATGCCAGCTGTAATACCGGGGAATCGACAACAGACGTTGTCTTCGGCGGACATTCGCTGATCGCGGAGAACGGCCAGCTGCTGGCCGAATCGGAACGCTTCACTCATGAGAGCCGGATGATTACCGCCGACATTGACCTGCCGCGGCTGCAGTATTCCCGTACCGTGATGGGCACGTTCCGGGCAGGCAAGGGCGGACGCAATTACCGCGAGATTCTCTATACCGCGCCGCTTGGCAGCAGCACCCCACGGGAGCTGAAACGGAACGTAGGCGTCAATCCGTTCGTGCCGGGCAATCCGCTCCAGCGGGACGAACGCTGCCAGGAGATTCTCTCGATCCAGACCTCCGGCCTGATGAAGCGTATCCGCCACATCGGCACGAAGCAGGCTGTGATCGGCATCTCCGGCGGCCTCGACTCTACGCTTGCGCTGCTGGTTGCCGTGCGGGCTATGGAGCTGCTCGGACGTCCGGCCAGCGATGTGCTGGCGGTCACGATGCCGGGCTTCGGCACGACCAGCCGCACCTACGACAATGCTGTAGGCTTGATCAAGGCGCTTGGCGCCACGATGAAGGTCGTTGACATCAAGGCGGCCTGCCTCCAGCACTTCGCGGACATCGGCCACGACCCCGAGGTGCATGACCTGACTTACGAGAACGTACAAGCCCGCGAGCGTACCCAGATCCTGATGGATCTCGCCAACAAGAACGGCGGGATTGTCATCGGTACAGGCGACCTGTCCGAGCTGGCGCTGGGCTGGTGTACCTATAACGGCGACCATATGTCGATGTACAGCGTGAATTCGGGTATTCCGAAGACGCTGATCCAGTATGTTGTCGCCTGGTATGCAGACCATGAAGCCGACGAGACGGTGAACAAGTACCTCTACAGCATTATCGAGACCGGAATCAGCCCGGAGCTGCTGCCGCCTTCGGCAACCGGAGAGATCGTCCAGCTGACCGAGAATATCCTGGGGCCTTACATTGTGCATGACTTCTTCCTGTATTATATGCTGCGTACTGGCGCTTCTCCCGGCAAAATGCTCTATCTCGCCCAGCACGCCTTCGGCGGTGCTTATCCCAAGGAGCAGCTGACCGCCTGGCTGAAGG